The Papio anubis isolate 15944 chromosome 2, Panubis1.0, whole genome shotgun sequence region ttttctttccccccTCCTAGTCAGGAGCAGGAAAAGGTAAACTGACTCGCAGTCTTGCTGTCTGTGAGGAATCTTCTGCCAGACCAGGAGGTGAAAGTCTTCAGGATCAGGTATATCCCCTTGTCATTATCATTAATTGCATGAACGGGATCCACCTTTGTGTGCATGACTCTTAATTTGGTGTTAAACAGTGTTTTGGGggagaaaaatataattgaagaaaataattcattttttggCTTCATCCCTTGcttattcaacattctaaaataGTTTAATGGTTTGTCACAGagtattacatttgtttttttccagacTCTCTGAAAACTGCAAATGGAAAGGAATTCAAAAGAATTTagattaaaagttaaataaaaagtagGCACAGTAGTGCTGAATTTCCTCAAAGGCTCTCTTTTGATAAGGCTGAACCAAATATAATCCCAAGtatcctctctccttccttgttGGAGATGTCTTACCTCTCAGCTCCCCAAAATGCACTTGCCTATAAGAAATACAATTGTTGGTTCATATGAAACTTAGGAAATAGTGAATAAGGTGCATTGAACTTTGGAGAAATACTTTTATGGCCTTTGGTGGAGATTTCTCAATACTGCAAAAGTTGTCCAGAAATGAATCTGAGCTGATGGTGACTTTAATATTATTAATCTATCACTGCATATTTTTACCCTTATTTTTGCTCCTTACAGCAAGATTAGTaggttataaaaatttaaatttcaacaaaattatttcatgacAAAATGGGAAACTTCACAtcatacttatttttgtttgccttttaggCATCATATTAGCTTTTATAAAAAATGGTCTTGCTGCTGAAATTGTACTTATTttatcagaggctgggagcaGTCAAGACAAAAGTAAAATGGTTTACCTGAGCCCAGGGGAGGGAAAAATTGATTAAgatatcattatttttgtttggtttggttttgcttttttctttttactttaattgAAATACTCTGAATTCCCCTCATGGAAACAGAGAGCATTGAGAGCACTTTCTTTAAAAGGaccaaaaataaattcctaataGATTTTGTCCTaagaatgtgtgttttttttttctagcatcaTTTTCTCAACACGCCACTCATGTCATAAGGCATGGACAGGCTATCTTTCAGTGGCCATTACTGTGTTTCGTACACATGCTTTATTTTACTTGGGCTCTGAGAAACGTGTGgctttctttcagcattttatttgtgcttctatttttaatggagattGAAAAGGGAGAATAATGTGAATATCATGGCTTATATTATTAAATGTTGATTGATGGCTTGTAATGTACCGCACACAATATATGTTAACTCTGCAGAATGACAGACCCTGTAAGAAGTAATGCCCCAGTTGTCCCCCACTCCTAATGCCAGGCAGAGAAGGACAGCCTTTATAGACTTAATCTGCTTTTTGTCCCATTTGAAAAGGTACCAGGAGGAAATTTTTTAAGGGATCATCTGTATCATAGTGCCCACTCTGGACCTAAGTCTAGTGTCTCCATACAATTGGTGCAGAGAAATAAGGTGTAAATGGTGCTTTGTTCCTGCTGGTTCCAAGCTCAGAAACCAAGACTAGCTTTGTAGGAGAGAATGAGAGCCTGCAAGCTTCTCTTTGGATTGGCTGAGGAGTGGTGGGAGCAGGGGGCTGATAGAAAACatccagacacacacatataagcAAGTGGCCGTGCTACCTTTTTAGAGAATAAAGAAACAGACTTTTGAGTTTATATGCAATGCCTTCATTAGGTACCACCGGCACTTACAAAATGTGCGGACTGAATCCCAGAGAACACTGGCAGAAGTATACAGTGTATGGATTGTATCGCTTCCCCAATGTTTGTAAATCCACAGTATTTGGAAAACTGCCTTCATTTTCCAGTGTGGGAAAAACTCTTGCTACCTGTATTACTTGATCTCAGACCCATATCTGATGGTTCAGTCTGTCCTTAAGTTAAAGGAATTTTGCTTTTCTAATGTTATACTATTTACCTATCAGTGTATTACTGCAACTTGAATCACTCTTTTACTGTTGTTGGATATAAACTTATCCTGTACCAATGTATTTATTAACActtgtattttattattgagcatatcaataaaaatattaaaaaataacagattgtTTTTTACCAACTCTATAGcacttttgtgtgttctttcaacACCGTAACGTATATGcatagaaaagataatttttttcctgagtatAGCATTTGTCAACACATGCCAtcaatttgtacatttttttatgGTGGATATTCTTTAGCCTCTGCTCATGCATTTATAATATATGTCCAACCCTCTATGATTTTAGATTCATACATACAGAGGCTGGATGTTTCAGTCAGTTTTGAAGAAGCGATGAGATCACCTTCATGGCCTGGGAGCCCTTAGTTTCCCTTGAAGATTAACTGTCAAACTGAATCTTCCCCACCCCAGCCATGTCTTCTGGACCAGAAATGTCCCAGTGATTTCTTTAGCAAGTAGAAGCAAATCCTATCCCTAGAACCTGCCTGAACCTTTGCATATGAAGACATTTCTGTCCCAAACTGCAATAAATGACTCTATAATCAAATTACACTCAgtttttacaaaatttatatatttacatccCCAGGGAAAACATGTTGAAGTTGGAAAACTCAGCTAAGATATCTATGATGaaagtatgttttatttcatcatttatatTGTGTGACTTTATAAGCATAGTGAAACAGGGAGTTCACAATGGAGCCCCTTCCAAAAAAGAATCTTAGCTTTGGAGaacttttctttatgtttgttaGCTTGGCTAGGTTTACTGAGAACCATTAAGAATCCCAAATTATGAGGGTACAAGCATCAATTTAGTCACATGTCATGTGAGCATTAGTTTAATTTTCAGTGAGAGACATTATTAGTCAttgggattatttttttcctacatcaTAAATTTTAATGTCACTAGTGGAAGAAAGCTTTGCCATCAAATGATCTCTTACATAAGAATAAGTGGGCTTAACGTTGGTTAATTTGTCATAGTTTTAATCATAGCATAGGTTTttcataaaactgaaaaacatgatTTGGCTTATTCTTCTTCAAAACGGTGAACGTACTATCAATCAAATGGCTGATACATGTGAGTTAATGCAAAATAATCTATTTTCAGTGCAAAATagataagaataaaaatggatCCAGTCCCAATGCTATAAATGGTCAATCTTATATCAAACATCATTTCAAGAGAATATTATATTTTGGAAAGGACTAActgatgttaaaataaaataatattaaatatatattatttatgaaaaatatgattttacttCCTACCTTTTCTAAAAGGCAATGCTTATTGTAACTATACATTATAATGATTTATTAATGGtatttataaacaattataataaGTTTATGCCTAGAATTCCTGCAATTATGTAGTCTGCTTTTCATTGTAGTAGAAATCATTGTTGACCTGGGTCTAGAATCGAGTTTTTATTGCAAATTCGGTAATAGAGGCTTTCTTTATGTCTGTTCTATTTGTAATTATGATTCCTAGTATATGTCTGTCTTTGTGCCAATTTCCCCTTATAAGGAATTATAGAATAGAACTACagagtccttcttttttttttttttttttaaatacaatggCTGTGATGCGAGCTTACCAATAAAGAAATTTTTTCTAggtgtttaaaaataaacctgtagaaaaaaaataagtattgtgATCTACAGGAATTCAGCTTGGTTAAGGTTAATATTCATGAGGCAAAGTTTTAGTACTAGATGTTCCTTATGACCTCCCATTGACTCCAGAAGATTAAGTCATTTTAAAGGGCAATTAATTTTCTGACAGGTTTGATTTTtaccatttaagaaaaaaaatctgcacctggttttcatttttctatacttCATAACCTCTATGCAAAATGGGAGCCAGACAGAGATTATTAAACCTGGCcctaaattattatattttttccccaACAGGAATCAATTCATTTACAgctttccagtttttccagcCTGCAAGAGGAGGATAAATCTAGGAAAGATGactctgaaagagaaaaagaaaaggataaaaacaaagataaaacctCTGAAAAACCCAAGATCAGAATGTTATCAAAAGGTGAATGTGAAAATGTTTCCTTAACTTACTCAATTTGGGCACACACGTAATCACAGAACATATTCTAGATTTCAAATGCATATTCACCTCCCACCAAACCCTGCATATAATTCTATACGTGTacgtatctgtgtgtgtgtaaaaaatgtgaacttgattttctttctgtttatagTGTCATTACTTGTGTTGCTAGACAGGTTATTTTTAGGATCACATATTTCTTTGGATTCACATTTTAATCTTCTGTTTTCAGTGACAAGCTTGTACAAGGAATAAATATAAATCTTCCCTAAATTTAGGTTTCTTGGATCGATTAACTTGGATTGGTGAACAGTAATGATACCCAGTTTGATACTCTCATGTTTATCTTAAAAGGCAGAGAGTGGATTAGCAATTCTCAGTTCATAAGTGATATGGTCCCCAAAGTACAGATGTATACGTCAGTGTAATACATGATTCACATTTTATCTGGCACAGAATTTAGTCTCTGCACGCATCTACTATCACATAatgtttatttaagaaatacgCACTTCTACTTCAATAAATCACTGTCCGAAAAAGTCATACCTTTACAAACTGAAAACCTACAATCCAAACGGTCCAAATTTTTGCCATACCAttgtacaaaaacaaaactaagttgAAATGAAGATTACCATGAGTAAACAGTCTTGCCGTagacttaaacaaacaaacaaacaaactgggcAGCTGGGAAATAATAGAACATCTGGTCAACTGAGGAATGACAACCGCCTCTAACAGTTATGTGTTCTATAACCATACATCTacttataattgttttttctgcTGAGGAATATCTAAAATCCAAGGTGTATATGACAGTCAAGAAGTTCAGGTTTCTAAAACAGTTTTAGAAATTAAGCTTTGGACAGCAGTAGGATATGTAAAAGTCTTGGGAATATTTAGTGTCCTGTGTTTTGTACTGATTAATAGGTAGTCTCATTagagaacattcttttttttttttttttttttttttttcccgcttTCTTTAAGAGAAAAAGGGTTCCATGGGATCTCAAATCTTGAGAGCTCTCTCTTAGGTAGGAGTTCTGTCATGTGGGGTTTGTGCCCTTGCAATTTACAATGCAGGATGAACACATGATATTTGACTCCACCTCTCCCCCATACCCAGACTGTGCCCACTTCCCCTTGTATGACTTTTGGATCTTCCCATAGTCAGGATTTATTTGGGTGTTTTCAATCCCTGAATCTAATTTTCATCCTGATGTTATATTGCCAGGTTGCTAGTTttgaaacatgtatttttataccAACAGCTTCACCTAAAATTTATCTGAGCAGGGGGGAAGCAAGATAGGTTGGGGAAACCTTTTCCACCCCACCTTTCCACCATCATTCCCGACAACTCCGTCCTGCTGTTTGTTTCAGATTGCAGCCAAGAATACACGGATTCTACAGGCATAGACTTACACGAGTTTCTGATTAACACATTAAAGAATAATTCCAGGTAAATTATTAAATAAGCCTCTTATTTTTAGAAGGATCAAATAGAATATTACAATCAAAGTTATTAATCCAACACTTCTAAGAAAGCCATTGTAAAATGCAGATACCTTCCCTGATGTCTTAAACTAtgtcctgcattttttttctgctaatgGTTTGCATGTTTACTTTTTATGGAGAGTCTTAGTAACTGGGTAGTTACCCAATTAATAAATTGTAGTTTAACAGTTCTGCTTTTGGGATCACAAAGAGATACTGGCTGGGGGAAAAATagtgaataaaaattattgttgTCAAATAAGCCAATTATGTTTTAATGCAGCTGTGTATTCATTTACAGTCAATACTTGGCCTTTGATTTGTTCCAGTTtcctatttatttgaaatatactaCTTATTTGATGTGTTTTTTGATCCTAGTACTTTGCATGTCATAATTAACATTAAGGCTACAAAATTTAGATATTTCAATATACTTCACAAAGGAATActcttaaataatgaaataatttgtaatgaatgaaatgaaataatatgtaaatggTCAGCATATTCCGAAGAAGAATTAGGTATAAGTTTGTAGCAGCATACATTAATCTTTTCCATACATTTAATGAATTCTTTAGGTTTTTGGAAGTCGGACATACATAAAACcttttacatttaacatttattttgcagGGACAGGATGATACTTTTGAAAATGGAGCAGGAAATTATCGATTTCATTGCTGACAACAAGTACGTTAAACTGCAATGCTGGTTAATTTGATGATGTATCCTAGTTTGGTACTGGAGTTAAATTATCCACTCTGGAAAGACGTAGGGATAGATAAAACATTGTTTAATATGTTCCTTGATTTGTTAATGGAGACTTTATTGGAGTTAGGAACTATATGCTGATGAGAATTGTTGCTTGGACCCTGTGTGCTTCTGCTTGTTAAATTCCTGACAAAATGGCTATAAACAGTGGGCCACTGATTAGCATAGAGTAGCTGTAACAAGAAGAgacccttttcatttttattatagttttttaatGGGCTCCAGCTGGCTGCAGTCAGTTATGCCTGAAAATAATTGTGCTGCTTCAGTGTAAACCGTGTAATGACACATCTCCATATAGACATCTGCGATCACGTATTATGTCACATCATTTGTCCTGTGATAAGGTATCATGGACTAAAATGCAATACTGTCCAACAGACATGACATTCTATTTGGCAAGAGAAACGTGCAACAATGAAACAAAGATGCTTCTTATAGCATAATCAATAAATCTGTAATAAGTAGAAATTTTTTCTGGAAATTAGGACCTTAAGTGATGCCAGAAATGCAATAGGCTTAGTGGTTTAGATAGAAGAGAGATAGTTTTGTGTGTATACTTGTAAAATGTACTATgggcaaaaaatgaaaatgctgattccactttttcttgaattatattCCAGTAATCATTATAAAAAGTTCCCTCAGATGTCATCGTATCAGAGGATGCTTGTCCATCGAGTGGCAGCTTATTTTGGATTGGATCACAATGTGGATCAAACAGGAAAATCTGTTATCATCAACAAGACCAGCAGCACCAGAATGTAAGCCCCATCACTGTACTTATTTAGCGTTTTCTTCTTCTCCTATGGATTCATTTATAAGATCACAGTATAAAATTCACAGTACATgacatttaaaatgtgcaatgTTATTTATCTCTTGCTCTTATCAGAAGTAGTGTGGCATTTATCTGTAGATGATTATCTGAGAACCAAGAAAgtttataaaattcagaaaataaagtgGATTTATTTCCTGCTCTTTTACATAGTTCCTGAAACATAATTCTCTTTCTTCCATCAGTACTCTGTGAAATTACAAACAAAGCTGTGAAAAATTTTATGTcaaaatataacttaaatttaaaacaacagatatttttaaatgaccatgACATACACAgaataattgttattttctttcttctttcttctgctttttagaCATCTATCTAACCTAGAGGCAGAAGTCCTGCCTCTAAAACCCAATTctacttactagttgtgtgacttggAGCAAGTCATTTAACATCTGCCATCTCcattttttcacctgtaaaatgagagtttTGAGCTACATGAAACATCTAAGACTTAGTTCTAAAAAGAGAATGACAAGTTTTTTCCCTTTAAagtaattgtttgtttttatcttaatacctattcattgtttctttgaGTCACCAGAAGCATAATAACATGAGTAGTCATTTGCTTTGAAGCTTGGAGCTGTTTTTCTTGAACCTATATATCTGTTGAGTACAGTACAAGCCACTTCTATAACAAAAGGCATGTTAAACTAAAAAAACGGCCCACAGAAAGcatccatttttataattttcttttttcacaatgTGCTTGGTAAACTGTAAATTGCGTGCTCTTTAGGAATGTTAGTGAAGGGAGCTTTTGTGTCAAGCAGAGTATCATGGTTACAATACTCTATATTTTCTGCTCACCAGAGTTTGGGACAAGTGGGGATGGAGATGAGGCTCTTTCTCAATTCAAGCATCAGTTTGTGCTCAGCAGAGGTCAGGGGAAAGTCATAGTGAAGAGAGCACAAACTGGGTGATCTGGGACCAAgcatggctattattattatctcagGGACAGTGAGCACTCCACTTCTGTGGGCTTCAAATTACTTATATATCTGCAGGATAGTTTGAACGGAATCATGTTTAAGGGTCCTTGAAGTTTCAGAACCATTCAGTCCTGTAGTTGCATTCTACTGTGTtagcaaaacacattttaaaaattatcagcttCCTATTTTACCTGATTGTTTACACATGTGCCTCATATTTGAATAGtagtaaaaattaaagataacttttaaaatcctttatatCTTCCCTCTCCATCAAAtactctttgttgttgttatagttGTGTTGTTGtttcttattcttcatttttttaatggcttttagATATCATAATGCAGGGACATGCTGATTGCAAAATAGAAAAGCAGTTGACtacttccttttgatttttttcttcttatttgtcTATAAAGTCATAGCAAACATGGAAAACTCCATAGTTCAAGTATATTAAATATGATACAGTTTCAACTGGTGGatagtagatttatttttaattcacacCAATTTTGCAATCACATAGTCATAAATACTAGTCCATATGTTTTA contains the following coding sequences:
- the ARPP21 gene encoding cAMP-regulated phosphoprotein 21 isoform X18 encodes the protein MSEQGDLNQAIAEEGGTEQETATPENGIVKSESLDEEEKLELQRRLEAQNQERRKSKSGAGKGKLTRSLAVCEESSARPGGESLQDQESIHLQLSSFSSLQEEDKSRKDDSEREKEKDKNKDKTSEKPKIRMLSKDCSQEYTDSTGIDLHEFLINTLKNNSRDRMILLKMEQEIIDFIADNNNHYKKFPQMSSYQRMLVHRVAAYFGLDHNVDQTGKSVIINKTSSTRIPEQRFCEHLKDEKGEESQKRFILKRDNSSIDKEDNQLCPSVVHKLSWIINTDR
- the ARPP21 gene encoding cAMP-regulated phosphoprotein 21 isoform X16, which codes for MSEQGDLNQAIAEEGGTEQETATPENGIVKSESLDEEEKLELQRRLEAQNQERRKSKSGAGKGKLTRSLAVCEESSARPGGESLQDQESIHLQLSSFSSLQEEDKSRKDDSEREKEKDKNKDKTSEKPKIRMLSKDCSQEYTDSTGIDLHEFLINTLKNNSRDRMILLKMEQEIIDFIADNNNHYKKFPQMSSYQRMLVHRVAAYFGLDHNVDQTGKSVIINKTSSTRIPEQRFCEHLKDEKGEESQKRFILKRDNSSIDKEDNQQNRMHPFRDDRRSKSIEEREEEYQRVRERIFAHDGQQRWLGENIRESTEQLRK
- the ARPP21 gene encoding cAMP-regulated phosphoprotein 21 isoform X19; translation: MSEQGDLNQAIAEEGGTEQETATPENGIVKSESLDEEEKLELQRRLEAQNQERRKSKSGAGKGKLTRSLAVCEESSARPGGESLQDQESIHLQLSSFSSLQEEDKSRKDDSEREKEKDKNKDKTSEKPKIRMLSKDCSQEYTDSTGIDLHEFLINTLKNNSRDRMILLKMEQEIIDFIADNNNHYKKFPQMSSYQRMLVHRVAAYFGLDHNVDQTGKSVIINKTSSTRIKTECIHLEMTDEVNQLKREKRNIRE
- the ARPP21 gene encoding cAMP-regulated phosphoprotein 21 isoform X17, producing MSEQGDLNQAIAEEGGTEQETATPENGIVKSESLDEEEKLELQRRLEAQNQERRKSKSGAGKGKLTRSLAVCEESSARPGGESLQDQESIHLQLSSFSSLQEEDKSRKDDSEREKEKDKNKDKTSEKPKIRMLSKDCSQEYTDSTGIDLHEFLINTLKNNSRDRMILLKMEQEIIDFIADNNNHYKKFPQMSSYQRMLVHRVAAYFGLDHNVDQTGKSVIINKTSSTRIQFAPRKAFLWKTVGSWKTVTYAMRPIRKDSSFGATEMARGEHPGVDRAAQKMNSSGLTTKGPGAAQTPTVPTAI